In one window of Microtus pennsylvanicus isolate mMicPen1 chromosome 2, mMicPen1.hap1, whole genome shotgun sequence DNA:
- the Tyw2 gene encoding tRNA wybutosine-synthesizing protein 2 homolog, with the protein MEREGETSVVVAVVTEPRFTQRYRDYLEKQKLLDRQHRVQKLRDGMVALPVLAETLPERHLQELRNCVAPGSSCRLTQLLDPLPSKKARVCSPAQRLCLEVRRWVEDRGVTWCAELEADLPRSWQRHGDLMLLSEDCFQAEQWQSLEPELWETVASALGVQRLAKRGRVLPDGTRTPSVTLLLGDHGWVEHMDDGIRYTFDVTQCMFSFGNITEKLRVASLSCAGEVLVDLYAGIGYFTLPFLVHAGAAFVHACEWNPHAAAALRNNLEINGVADRCQIHFGDNRKLQLSNAADRVNLGLIPSSEEGWPVACQVLRKDVGGVLHIHQNVESFSGRKPQPLGSSDTGKEHGPHPQKIITDKQGNGTTGSVRGDMLPSASKPEWHSWAESTATQIASLLHRVHGGVWRTQILRVHPVKSYAPHVDHMVLDLECRPVL; encoded by the coding sequence ATGGAGAGAGAAGGTGAGACGTCTGTAGTTGTCGCCGTTGTGACTGAGCCTCGGTTTACCCAGCGATACAGAGACTACCTCGAGAAGCAGAAACTCCTGGATAGACAGCACCGTGTGCAGAAGCTGCGGGATGGCATGGTGGCGCTCCCGGTGCTTGCGGAAACCCTCCCTGAGCGGCACCTGCAGGAGCTGAGGAATTGCGTGGCCCCGGGCAGCTCCTGTAGGCTGACGCAGCTCCTCGATCCTCTTCCTTCCAAAAAGGCCCGGGTTTGTTCTCCTGCTCAAAGACTGTGCCTTGAGGTGAGGCGCTGGGTAGAGGACCGCGGGGTGACGTGGTGCGCCGAGCTGGAGGCGGATTTGCCCCGGTCATGGCAACGGCATGGTGACCTAATGCTGCTTAGTGAAGACTGTTTCCAAGCCGAGCAATGGCAGAGTCTGGAACCAGAACTCTGGGAGACTGTCGCCTCGGCCCTTGGAGTTCAACGTTTGGCAAAACGAGGGCGGGTGTTGCCTGATGGTACTCGAACGCCATCGGTGACTCTGCTGCTGGGTGACCATGGCTGGGTAGAGCATATGGACGATGGCATCCGGTATACGTTTGACGTGACCCAGTGCATGTTCTCTTTCGGGAACATCACTGAGAAACTTCGGGTGGCATCGCTGTCCTGTGCTGGAGAGGTCCTGGTGGATCTCTACGCGGGGATCGGGTATTTCACATTGCCCTTCCTAGTTCATGCCGGTGCTGCCTTCGTCCATGCCTGCGAATGGAATCCCCATGCTGCCGCTGCGCTCAGAAACAATTTGGAGATCAACGGTGTGGCAGACCGGTGCCAGATACACTTTGGAGACAACAGGAAGCTGCAGCTCTCCAACGCTGCAGATAGGGTGAACCTGGGGCTGATCCCCAGCTCTGAAGAAGGCTGGCCCGTTGCCTGCCAAGTGCTAAGGAAGGATGTCGGGGGTGTTCTGCATATCCACCAAAATGTGGAGTCTTTCTCAGGCAGGAAACCCCAGCCTCTTGGAAGCAGTGACACGGGAAAAGAGCATGGGCCTCATCCCCAGAAAATTATCACTGATAAACAGGGAAATGGAACTACTGGGAGTGTCAGGGGGGACATGCTGCCGTCAGCCAGCAAACCAGAGTGGCACAGCTGGGCAGAGTCTACAGCCACTCAAATCGCCTCTCTTCTTCATCGGGTGCATGGGGGAGTGTGGAGGACACAAATCCTGCGTGTCCACCCAGTGAAATCTTATGCCCCCCACGTGGATCACATGGTCCTAGATCTGGAATGCCGCCCTGTCCTCTAG